One genomic segment of Brevibacillus laterosporus LMG 15441 includes these proteins:
- a CDS encoding phosphoribosyltransferase-like protein, translated as MKYPLFIHDKLNELENVIASWPVNIEIDHVIKWILQFDPNDYYIALRVINNLNVIGYDDMNSALQVAYSRLLRMAKDKNTVIKGDNTLFAGIGDAGKSGSMISYHFRLINDVSEENFLDEDSFHHLEKERVNNIVLLDDVISTGNQATREINVLTEKVTPFKVKNIFLLTVCGMRDGITKITDETKALTFSAFEYGKEDTVESLDSKFYDGVLHDSRKELRERIEYYGKISSNSNNGMGYGGIGGLIVFPYNTPNSTLPIIWSDRNGWIPLFKRVRRVNGISSYYKQMDKAIETKVNQEKPQVIGQEAEPTNLNLYVEGKTDEDFFNVLTEEYGLAERLKVEKLNVISLGGAFFSEKLIKILSDLGEKNLFLFENDELFYTGSRGIKKYVEEKFPQLPVIYLEPSIMQFIRINDLIQDGDIALSLEKTLGESISLEHIHSDPRLLNEIEKHLRTKYRNRLKPIFSRFIDEERVAIFIEQVNQKLYGKS; from the coding sequence ATGAAATATCCATTGTTTATTCATGATAAGCTTAATGAACTTGAGAACGTAATTGCTTCTTGGCCTGTGAACATAGAGATCGACCATGTTATTAAGTGGATATTACAATTCGATCCAAATGATTATTATATAGCTTTAAGAGTGATTAATAATCTAAATGTAATTGGTTATGATGATATGAATAGTGCTCTGCAAGTTGCATATAGTAGACTTCTTAGAATGGCTAAGGATAAAAATACAGTAATTAAAGGCGATAATACGTTATTTGCTGGAATTGGGGATGCAGGAAAAAGCGGGTCGATGATTAGTTATCATTTCAGACTTATTAATGATGTTTCAGAAGAAAACTTTTTGGACGAAGATTCATTTCATCATCTTGAGAAGGAGAGGGTAAATAACATTGTTTTGCTAGATGATGTTATTTCAACAGGAAATCAAGCTACAAGGGAAATAAATGTTTTGACTGAAAAAGTCACTCCTTTCAAAGTTAAAAATATCTTTTTACTTACTGTGTGTGGGATGCGAGATGGAATAACTAAAATCACTGATGAAACAAAAGCTCTAACGTTCTCTGCATTTGAATATGGGAAGGAAGATACAGTAGAATCCTTGGATTCCAAATTCTATGACGGAGTATTGCATGATAGCCGAAAAGAATTACGTGAACGAATAGAATATTACGGTAAAATAAGTTCGAATAGCAATAACGGAATGGGGTATGGGGGGATTGGGGGACTTATTGTATTTCCATACAATACACCAAACTCTACATTACCGATTATTTGGAGCGATAGGAATGGTTGGATTCCACTCTTTAAAAGAGTAAGAAGAGTTAATGGTATTTCATCGTACTATAAACAAATGGATAAGGCAATTGAAACAAAAGTTAATCAAGAAAAACCACAAGTAATTGGTCAGGAAGCTGAACCTACTAATTTGAATTTGTATGTAGAGGGAAAAACAGACGAAGATTTCTTTAATGTGTTAACTGAAGAATATGGTCTTGCTGAACGTTTAAAAGTAGAAAAACTAAATGTTATTTCTCTAGGAGGGGCATTTTTTTCTGAAAAACTAATAAAGATATTATCTGATTTGGGTGAGAAGAACTTATTTTTATTTGAAAATGACGAACTATTTTATACAGGAAGTAGGGGAATAAAGAAATATGTAGAAGAAAAGTTCCCCCAACTTCCTGTTATTTATCTCGAACCATCAATTATGCAATTTATTAGAATTAATGACTTAATTCAAGATGGAGATATAGCTTTATCTTTGGAAAAGACATTAGGAGAAAGTATTTCGTTAGAACATATCCACTCAGACCCAAGACTTTTGAATGAAATTGAAAAACACCTAAGAACAAAGTATAGAAACAGATTAAAACCTATTTTTAGTAGATTCATTGATGAAGAAAGAGTTGCAATTTTTATAGAACAAGTTAATCAAAAACTTTATGGCAAATCATAA
- a CDS encoding thiol-activated cytolysin family protein codes for MRILNHLKVTKLLICLSTSLCILSYPFISFAEKSNTSVASETSEPNDIDTGIANLNYNVHDILAVNGDQVDSYVPTEGVKSNGKFIVVKREKKSLTTSPVDISIIDSVANRTYPGAIQLANDSFVANQPTLLMAKRKPLNISIDLPGMKRENTTTVENPTYGNVSGAIDELVSTWSEKYSTSNTLPARLQYAESMVYSKNQIASALNVNSKILNNSLGIDFNAIASGEKKVMVAAYKQIFYTVNAELPDNPSELFDDSVTFKELTRKGVSDEAPPVMVSNVAYGRTIYVKLETTSKSKDVQAAFKALLKNTNVEASGQYKDIFEDSSFTAVVLGGDSKEHNKVVTKDFDEIRNIIKDNAEFSLKNPAYPISYTSVFLKDNSIAAIHNNTDYIETTSTEYSKGKIILDHHGAYVAQFEVSWDEFSYDEDGNEVLTHKTWDGNYKNRTAHFSTVIPLPPNSKNIRILAKECTGLAWEWWRTIIDEYNVPLTNEIKVSIGGTTLNPSASINH; via the coding sequence TTGAGAATTCTAAACCATTTAAAAGTAACAAAATTACTCATTTGCTTAAGCACAAGTTTATGCATTCTTTCTTATCCTTTTATTTCCTTTGCTGAAAAATCTAATACTAGTGTAGCTAGTGAAACAAGCGAGCCTAATGATATTGATACTGGAATAGCTAACTTAAACTATAATGTTCACGATATTTTAGCAGTAAATGGTGATCAAGTAGATAGTTATGTCCCAACAGAAGGTGTTAAATCAAATGGTAAATTTATAGTGGTGAAACGAGAGAAAAAATCACTTACAACTTCACCAGTGGATATTTCTATTATTGATTCTGTGGCGAATCGTACCTATCCAGGCGCAATACAACTTGCAAACGACTCTTTTGTGGCAAATCAACCTACTTTGTTAATGGCAAAGAGAAAACCTTTGAATATTAGTATAGATTTACCTGGGATGAAAAGAGAAAATACAACAACTGTTGAAAACCCAACATATGGTAATGTGTCTGGAGCAATCGATGAATTAGTATCTACTTGGAGTGAAAAGTATTCAACATCAAATACTTTACCTGCAAGACTACAATATGCAGAATCCATGGTTTATAGCAAAAATCAAATAGCAAGTGCTCTTAATGTTAACTCTAAAATTCTTAACAATTCACTAGGAATTGACTTTAATGCTATTGCTAGCGGAGAAAAGAAAGTGATGGTTGCTGCGTATAAGCAAATATTTTATACGGTAAATGCAGAGCTACCAGACAATCCATCAGAGCTCTTTGATGATAGTGTTACTTTTAAGGAACTGACCCGTAAAGGGGTAAGTGATGAAGCTCCACCTGTTATGGTGTCAAATGTAGCTTATGGCCGAACCATTTATGTAAAATTAGAAACAACCTCTAAGAGCAAAGATGTACAAGCTGCATTTAAAGCCTTACTCAAGAATACCAATGTAGAAGCTAGTGGACAGTACAAAGACATTTTTGAAGATAGCTCCTTTACTGCTGTCGTATTAGGGGGAGATTCAAAAGAGCATAACAAAGTTGTCACAAAAGACTTTGATGAAATACGAAATATTATTAAAGATAATGCAGAATTTAGTCTAAAAAATCCAGCATACCCTATTTCATATACTAGTGTTTTCTTAAAAGATAATTCAATTGCTGCTATTCATAACAATACAGACTATATTGAGACTACCTCTACAGAATATTCTAAAGGTAAAATCATTCTTGATCATCATGGTGCATACGTTGCTCAATTTGAAGTATCCTGGGATGAATTTTCATATGATGAAGATGGAAATGAGGTACTTACCCACAAAACTTGGGATGGAAACTACAAAAACAGAACAGCTCATTTCTCGACCGTAATACCACTTCCACCTAATTCTAAAAATATAAGAATTTTGGCCAAAGAATGCACAGGTCTAGCATGGGAATGGTGGAGAACAATTATTGATGAATACAATGTTCCATTAACTAATGAAATAAAAGTTTCCATTGGAGGAACTACATTGAATCCATCAGCTAGTATTAATCATTAG
- a CDS encoding tyrosine-type recombinase/integrase, which translates to MKTYRHALQQFSQWLNGCGTTLEHFSRTDVQQYVTYMASKKKTAATINKVYNAIKKFCRWAKKLDCIEEIHIIKAPDYKQTAPKALDRLGRKRLEREVDRSGNKRNYAIIKTLLHTGLRVSEIVALDRSDVDLSERKGELRVRAGKGNKARTLPLDVDTRWAIRKYLEERSDDNEALFISNRDKRISVRSVQHLLEQHDLHAHQLRHTFITGLVRANEDIAVIQSLSGHSSADMILRYSKPTEEDKLKAIEGLYNE; encoded by the coding sequence GTGAAGACCTACCGCCATGCTCTGCAACAGTTCAGCCAGTGGCTTAACGGATGTGGCACTACGTTAGAGCATTTCAGCCGTACTGACGTTCAACAGTACGTAACATACATGGCAAGCAAAAAGAAGACAGCCGCCACCATTAACAAGGTCTATAACGCCATTAAGAAGTTCTGTCGGTGGGCAAAAAAATTAGATTGTATTGAGGAAATCCATATCATAAAAGCCCCCGACTACAAGCAGACCGCCCCGAAAGCCCTTGACAGGCTTGGGCGGAAGCGGCTTGAACGAGAAGTAGACAGAAGCGGAAACAAACGTAATTATGCCATAATCAAGACTTTACTTCATACGGGTTTGAGGGTATCTGAAATAGTAGCCCTAGACAGGTCAGACGTTGACCTAAGCGAACGTAAAGGAGAGTTGAGGGTTAGGGCAGGAAAAGGCAATAAAGCCCGTACATTGCCCCTTGACGTTGATACAAGGTGGGCTATTAGAAAATACCTTGAGGAACGGTCAGACGATAACGAAGCCCTGTTCATTAGCAACAGAGACAAGCGAATTAGCGTCAGAAGCGTTCAGCATCTTTTAGAGCAACATGACCTACACGCTCATCAACTACGCCACACGTTCATCACAGGGCTTGTTAGGGCGAATGAAGATATAGCGGTCATACAATCCCTGAGCGGTCATAGTTCAGCAGACATGATACTGCGTTACTCCAAGCCCACTGAGGAAGACAAGCTAAAAGCCATTGAGGGTCTGTACAATGAATAA
- a CDS encoding ABC-three component system protein, with translation MIELENNMIDINEPEVKTKLSNTDLLLGKAIEPIKRLQVISDKDFEDLVREWSCDYLKDKYVKVRRCGAAGDMGRDVIAYVEYEKGKKLVWDNYQCKHYNSPLSPSKIWIELGKLCYYTYKKEYSVPRKYYFVTPKGISTTLSNLIDDPHKLKKQLISEWNDKCRSKITSGANIELTEDFLEYVKDFDFSIIDDIDPQELIEQHSQTKYFYYRFGGIHKTRPEPVNPPENISASELLYVRKLLEAYSDNHKSTIRDITELSEHYKYNSHFNRQRKCFYSAESLMKFERDTLPPGVNAFEDLKQEVYDGVIDIIESEHTDGFERVKEVCKAARSLNMPSYPLYNSIKGNDLNGLCHHLANEDKISWVEQ, from the coding sequence ATGATAGAGCTAGAGAATAATATGATAGATATCAATGAGCCAGAAGTCAAAACTAAGTTGTCAAATACAGATTTACTATTAGGAAAAGCTATAGAGCCGATTAAAAGATTGCAGGTTATCTCTGACAAAGATTTTGAAGACCTTGTTAGAGAATGGTCATGCGACTATTTAAAAGATAAGTACGTAAAAGTAAGAAGATGCGGCGCGGCAGGGGACATGGGCAGAGATGTTATCGCATATGTCGAATATGAAAAAGGCAAAAAATTAGTTTGGGATAATTATCAATGCAAACATTACAACTCCCCTTTATCTCCAAGTAAGATATGGATCGAGCTTGGAAAGTTATGCTACTACACTTACAAAAAAGAATACTCAGTACCAAGGAAATACTATTTTGTAACACCAAAAGGTATTTCAACTACCCTTTCTAATTTAATCGACGATCCTCACAAACTAAAGAAGCAATTAATTTCAGAATGGAACGATAAATGTCGAAGTAAAATTACTTCGGGAGCAAATATAGAATTGACTGAAGATTTCCTTGAATATGTAAAGGACTTTGACTTTTCAATCATTGATGATATTGATCCGCAAGAATTAATAGAACAACATTCACAGACAAAGTACTTTTATTATAGATTCGGTGGGATTCATAAAACACGTCCTGAACCTGTTAATCCACCTGAGAATATAAGTGCAAGTGAATTGCTTTATGTTAGAAAATTGCTTGAAGCGTATTCAGATAACCACAAATCTACAATAAGGGATATCACAGAACTCTCAGAGCATTATAAATACAATTCACACTTTAACAGACAAAGAAAATGCTTCTATTCCGCTGAGTCTCTAATGAAATTTGAGAGAGATACCCTCCCTCCAGGTGTAAATGCTTTTGAGGATTTAAAACAGGAAGTATATGATGGGGTGATCGACATCATAGAATCAGAACATACTGATGGATTTGAGCGAGTAAAGGAAGTTTGTAAAGCCGCGCGAAGCCTAAATATGCCTAGTTACCCATTGTATAATTCAATAAAAGGAAATGATTTAAATGGTTTATGTCATCATTTAGCTAATGAAGATAAGATAAGTTGGGTGGAACAATAA
- a CDS encoding ABC-three component system middle component 2 — translation MTINNETTESSSINSSFEIGLRALTILAEASPESLDLQRLIYYDYLVIHTKDVGAVDSPPSLHPDTPHRSGGIIVRRKAMQKGLELMYSKSLINIIFDEKGISYSASELTKPFLDLFESTYSKKLQNNALWVVGYFSGYSEEEMKFFIERNIDNWGGEFMYEAFVRGGIE, via the coding sequence ATGACCATTAACAATGAAACTACTGAATCTAGTAGCATTAATTCATCATTTGAAATTGGTTTGAGAGCCCTTACGATACTAGCCGAAGCATCCCCTGAAAGTTTAGATTTACAACGACTTATTTATTACGATTACTTAGTTATACATACTAAGGATGTTGGAGCGGTAGATAGTCCACCTTCGTTACATCCAGATACTCCTCACAGGTCTGGTGGCATAATAGTAAGAAGAAAAGCTATGCAAAAAGGTTTAGAACTAATGTATAGCAAGAGCCTTATAAATATTATTTTTGATGAAAAAGGTATTAGTTATTCCGCTTCTGAATTAACAAAACCCTTTCTAGATTTATTTGAATCAACTTATAGTAAAAAACTACAAAACAACGCTTTATGGGTTGTAGGATATTTTTCCGGATACTCAGAAGAGGAAATGAAATTTTTCATTGAAAGAAACATAGATAACTGGGGCGGAGAGTTCATGTATGAAGCGTTTGTTAGGGGGGGGATTGAGTGA